In a single window of the Papaver somniferum cultivar HN1 chromosome 8, ASM357369v1, whole genome shotgun sequence genome:
- the LOC113305971 gene encoding uncharacterized protein LOC113305971 gives MIYLEATFLIGRFRGTLTAATCVNGNDGFYPYAFAIVLSENKDNWFCFLDNLQQVVDDRPIVFLSDRHEELLQGIPRAFPGSYHIYYFYHIKCNLPIGKGDANYNAVIDLFYKATYSYTTTNFEEALRGIYADHSSFIAESFNNWILEFKKLSAFALLDAIHLKVMQMNSKRRVEGLENFNTGLTPVYEDLLNENINIGRTWIVVESMERLYEVRSPRTHSVDLLEITCTCHRWQVGDPSMLSSY, from the exons atttacttggaAGCTACTTTCCTCATTGGTAGATTCAGGGGTACTTTGACGGCTGCAACATGTGTCAATGGAAATGATGGTTTTTACCCATATGCCTTTGCTATTGTTTTATCTGAAAACAAAGACAATTGGTTTTGTTTTCTGGATAATCTTCAACAAGTGGTCGATGATCGTCcgattgttttccttagtgatcgtCACGAAGAACTTCTGCAGGGCATTCCAAGAGCATTTCCTGGTTCATATCACATCTATTACTTTTACCACATCAAGTgcaatctccctattggaaaaggTGATGCGAATTACAATGCCgttattgatttgttttacaaagctACTTACTCTTACACAACAACAaactttgaagaagctttgcGGGGCAT ATATGCTGATCACTCTTCATTTATTGCCGAGTCATTCAATAACTGGATTCTTGAGTTCAAAAAGCTGTCTGCTTTTGCTCTTCTCGATGCGATACA TTTGAAGGTTATGCAGATGAATTCTAAGAGAAGGGTAGAAGGTCTTGAAAATTTTAACACTGGGCTCACTCCCGTATACGAGGATTTACTAAACGAGAACATCAATATTGGTCGTACTTGGATTGTTGTTGAGTCTATGGAAAGATTGTATGAAGTCAGGTCTCCCCGCACTCATTCTGTAGATCTATTGGAGATAACTTGTACGTGTCACAGGTGGCAA GTGGGTGacccttcaatgctctcttcttaTTGA